The Oncorhynchus kisutch isolate 150728-3 unplaced genomic scaffold, Okis_V2 scaffold824, whole genome shotgun sequence sequence gctgaatcttcctctcttcttttcctttctACCAGTTTTTGGAAGCCCAGAATTACCTACCTCGTCACTGCCAAGTGCATTGCGTGATGACAACTGGGtcatggagggaggtgaagagctagcctcattgcatttcgttagtagttccctagttaatgatttgaccagggcatcgtcaaatgcataatccgttgacttcattgcaacctggagcatcttctctgacccaaattcttgaagaagccccttgtagacagccttgaaaatctttttgattttcagattctgggggtaggcttgagttggttcaaggcctgaggtgccacagaactcagacaGAATCCTCTTTGTGAGAACTCTTGATGTTTCACCAATGTCAGAGGATTCCAGTAATGTGATAGGGGTGATCATTGACAGCAGTCTAACAATCAGAAAAAGTACCAAAGAGGTGTAGTCATTGCTAGTGGAGTCAAATGATGCATGTGTATCAGAGTCCATGGCTGATGGAGTTGATGGATGCACAGAGGCACTAGACATCTCCAGATCTTTGTTGTCCATCTTGGATTCCACCTCTCCTAAAACTTGAATATCCACAGTTCCACCGTTGTGTGTGCTGCTGCCAGACAGAGAGGGTCCAGGCAATGATTTGGAACTAGACTGACGGCTAGTGGTCATGAGAGCCGGTCTGTCAGAGTCAAGTGTTCCAGCATCAGTTGGGGACAACCCATTGATTATGTTCATCAACTCTGATAATTCTTCTgatgaattggaggccacagaacaggTATCCATGACCTGATCGACCATTATATTGGTGAAAAGGCTCTTTGTGTCAAAGTAAACCTGTGAGGAACTAACGGAGATGGCAGAAGAGCTCGGCATATGCCAACTTGTTTCCTGCAGAGAATCATCAGAGATGATAGTTTGGCAGAAATCGGATCCTTGTGATGGTGGAGGAAGCCAGAAGACAATCTGCTGTAGCAGACGTTTTATTGACTCCGTAGCAAAGGAGTATACAAGGTCAGATGGAAACTCCCTGGATTCTTCAGAAGCATTCAATCCTGTCTTCAGCTTCAAAAGAATAGAGTCAGACACGCTCTTGCCAGCTGGCACAAAAAGAGCCTGTGGGGTGTTGTGACTTtttatgagctcataaacttTGTCAGTGAGCTCATGTGAGAAGTTCTGAAGACCGTCCCTGGGGCTGAGTCTCGCAAGTCTTCTTGTAAAAGAAGTGACATCATCTGCAGTGGCTATGTGTTCCGTATCTTCTCTTGGAATGACCTCCATAACAGTGTCAACTATGGCAGAGATGGTTTGCCTTGTGTAATTTGTTGACCCTTGTGAATGAGTTGAGGAGTCACTCATATCAATGACCGAACTCCTAATGATAGGATAATATATTTCAACAGGCCACTCATTGGGGACTGGAGTGCCTGGAAGAGAATTTGTAAAATCACTCCGGGACCCTCTGGTCATGGCAGAggtgatggacagggaggactttgaggaggatggccggtgtatctcgtgtccatcagttctcaccatgtcaacatcctccaacatggaGCCCACGATGGAACGAGTCAAGAGGCCTTTCTCTGAGGTGCTCATCCTCTCTGACATAGACACTCTCCTCTGGATTGTCATCAGAGTCTGACTAATTAAGGCTTTGGAATAACTTACCATGCTGGTCTGGCTGCCTTCATGTTCACTGTAAGTCATTTGTGTAGAAGTAGCTGTTCTGCATATGGATTCGGCATGTTTGGGGGCCTCAACCACATTGTCTAGGAGGACCGGTTGTTGCTTGGCAAAAAAATCCTTGACCTTGATGAACACATTGTTGAACAGGTTTACAGTGCCTGGCCAAATGATCTTTCCTTTCACATTGGCCCCGTTCTGAACACTGACAGGAAGGGTTGAAGCTGACAGGGATCTCTCTAACTGGCCAGACACTGAAGCATCAGACATTTTAGTGATCTGGGTGAAGCTATTAAGGTCTTTAGTGATGCTTATGACGATGTTGGATGCTGCAGAATTGGTGTGCAGAGAAGAGGTGAACAAAGGTGGAGTTCCACTCTTCTGAAGGATTTTGATATCTCTATCATCACCATCGTTACTGGACTCTGCACAAATGTCTGCACTTCTACCATCAAGGCTGGTATTTACAATGCCAATTAACCCTGATTGAAGGATCCCACCAGCCATATGTGAGGCTTTCATTTGAAACTCATCAGTACATAGTTTGTCAAAGGCTGTGGATTTAAGACTTCTAGAGgatgcctcctcctcatcattgttGATCTCACCATGCAAATTGTCCTGTGTATTGACAGCATAGTCATCAACAGATAAATATGATTTGGAGGCGGCAAGGACGTCAATCTGAGAAACAACGGCATCCAAAAGCTTGGACAGGTCTTCTGTATCTCCTTTTAGGCTAGAGAGGCATTCCTCCATGGATTCCTCAGAGTGATACACAGTGAGGATCTGACTAATGACCTCCTTGGTACAGGTTTGAAGGTCCGCTTGGATTTCAAGAGAATCCCTATTACAAGTCACCTGAGAATCTAAACTTTCACTAGGAGCCTGTTTGAGAGTCTCATCATGTATTGGTGTAACACCATCGAtgacctttacagagtcttggcaGGGAGTGAGAAAACGCCTCAGCATTTCTCAAAATCTATGATATATAATACGAGCCGCATGAAGGGTGCTCACTTTtgaaattctgaaattttcaGAGTGATGTGCCTGCATGGACTGAACAATAGTctccacatctgttacaaaagTGTCCAGCAATTTAGATGCTTCAGAGTCTCCCAGTAAGCTGTTTGTAAAGGGGTTGACAGATCTCAGAGCTTCGCTCACTGCCTTTCTAGCCTTTGTCTGGAAAGACACACTGGAGAGTTTCTTCATATTTATAACTGGAAGACTCAGGGTAGATTCACTGTTGGTGGTGCTGTCCTGCAGACCAAGTGGAAaagtgagatg is a genomic window containing:
- the LOC109871347 gene encoding uncharacterized protein LOC109871347; its protein translation is MLRRFLTPCQDSVKVIDGVTPIHDETLKQAPSESLDSQVTCNRDSLEIQADLQTCTKEVISQILTVYHSEESMEECLSSLKGDTEDLSKLLDAVVSQIDVLAASKSYLSVDDYAVNTQDNLHGEINNDEEEASSRSLKSTAFDKLCTDEFQMKASHMAGGILQSGLIGIVNTSLDGRSADICAESSNDGDDRDIKILQKSGTPPLFTSSLHTNSAASNIVISITKDLNSFTQITKMSDASVSGQLERSLSASTLPVSVQNGANVKGKIIWPGTVNLFNNVFIKVKDFFAKQQPVLLDNVVEAPKHAESICRTATSTQMTYSEHEGSQTSMVSYSKALISQTLMTIQRRVSMSERMSTSEKGLLTRSIVGSMLEDVDMVRTDGHEIHRPSSSKSSLSITSAMTRGSRSDFTNSLPGTPVPNEWPVEIYYPIIRSSVIDMSDSSTHSQGSTNYTRQTISAIVDTVMEVIPREDTEHIATADDVTSFTRRLARLSPRDGLQNFSHELTDKVYELIKSHNTPQALFVPAGKSVSDSILLKLKTGLNASEESREFPSDLVYSFATESIKRLLQQIVFWLPPPSQGSDFCQTIISDDSLQETSWHMPSSSAISVSSSQVYFDTKSLFTNIMVDQVMDTCSVASNSSEELSELMNIINGLSPTDAGTLDSDRPALMTTSRQSSSKSLPGPSLSGSSTHNGGTVDIQVLGEVESKMDNKDLEMSSASVHPSTPSAMDSDTHASFDSTSNDYTSLVLFLIVRLLSMITPITLLESSDIGETSRVLTKRILSEFCGTSGLEPTQAYPQNLKIKKIFKAVYKGLLQEFGSEKMLQVAMKSTDYAFDDALVKSLTRELLTKCNEASSSPPSMTQLSSRNALGSDEVGNSGLPKTGRKEKKRGRFSALCGLNPKCTKKVNKKNHCTPTPSQNQTPAVSETAIFHDQQSCRTESVCSTKKKPRKRSLISRMFSAIGKALSSPFTSCYKKKRT